The proteins below are encoded in one region of Polynucleobacter sp. AP-Nino-20-G2:
- a CDS encoding YdiU family protein, with product MPFTLRGGDVCQTTFPDPLPNPYWVAFSSEVAKLIDLKMGNNRFPCDPQWLEVLAGNALETADMQFSEPISTAYSGHQFGVWAGQLGDGRAILLGDMNGQELQLKGAGMTPYSRMGDGRAVLRSSIREFLCSEAMYALGIPTSRALSVVGSKQAVRRETIETAAVCARVAPSFIRVGHFEHFASLQNTVRLKELADLLIDRFYPECATTKDRYLHLFKEVSNRNAKLVAQWQSVGFCHGVLNSDNISVLGLTIDYGPFGFLDQLDFEHICNHSDHGGRYAYQRQPQIMHWNMACLASAMLPLIALGRSMEESQQLLRAALEEFPAVYAHEWLTLFRGKLGLQVQHDGDLKLIERLLKAMHQSQVDFTNFFRALGDVRKADAPSMTQLRNQFIDIQSIDAWLSDYLTRLQLEVLEDMDRKDLMNRTNPKYILRNHLAQSAIEKAQQDDFSEVSTLFAILKKPFDEQPEYDAYSNPPPAGAQKVVVSCSS from the coding sequence ATGCCTTTTACGTTACGTGGTGGTGATGTTTGCCAGACCACCTTTCCAGATCCTCTACCCAATCCCTACTGGGTTGCCTTTTCTTCTGAAGTGGCAAAGCTCATTGATTTGAAGATGGGCAACAACAGATTTCCATGTGATCCTCAATGGTTAGAGGTTCTGGCTGGTAATGCCTTAGAAACAGCGGATATGCAGTTTTCAGAGCCCATTTCAACTGCTTATAGCGGTCATCAGTTCGGGGTTTGGGCTGGTCAATTAGGTGATGGCCGGGCAATCCTCCTTGGGGATATGAATGGGCAAGAGTTGCAGCTAAAAGGTGCAGGCATGACCCCCTACTCCCGCATGGGAGATGGACGAGCCGTGCTGAGATCATCCATTCGGGAATTTCTCTGTAGCGAAGCAATGTATGCGCTTGGCATACCTACCAGTAGAGCACTCTCTGTGGTGGGCTCAAAACAAGCTGTTAGACGCGAAACGATTGAAACGGCTGCGGTGTGCGCGCGTGTTGCCCCCAGCTTTATTCGGGTTGGACACTTCGAGCATTTTGCCTCTCTTCAAAACACGGTTCGATTAAAGGAATTGGCAGACCTTTTGATTGATCGATTTTATCCAGAATGTGCCACAACAAAAGATCGCTACCTTCATCTATTTAAGGAGGTATCGAATAGAAATGCAAAACTAGTTGCCCAGTGGCAATCGGTTGGTTTTTGTCATGGTGTTTTAAATAGCGACAACATCAGCGTGCTGGGACTAACAATTGACTACGGACCATTTGGATTCTTAGATCAATTGGATTTTGAGCACATTTGCAATCATAGTGATCATGGGGGTCGATATGCCTATCAACGTCAACCACAGATCATGCACTGGAATATGGCCTGCTTAGCGAGTGCAATGCTTCCCCTGATTGCGCTTGGGCGCTCGATGGAGGAGTCTCAACAACTGTTACGTGCAGCATTAGAGGAATTCCCGGCTGTATACGCCCATGAATGGTTAACACTATTCCGTGGCAAGCTAGGTTTGCAGGTACAGCACGATGGGGACCTCAAATTGATCGAAAGATTGCTTAAGGCAATGCATCAATCACAAGTAGACTTCACTAACTTCTTCCGTGCGCTGGGAGACGTTCGAAAAGCAGATGCGCCTTCGATGACCCAGCTAAGAAATCAATTTATAGACATTCAAAGTATTGACGCTTGGTTATCTGACTATCTAACAAGACTACAGCTAGAGGTCTTGGAGGATATGGATCGAAAAGATCTGATGAATCGCACCAATCCAAAATATATCCTTAGAAATCATCTTGCGCAGAGCGCTATTGAAAAGGCGCAACAGGATGACTTTTCTGAAGTAAGTACATTATTCGCTATATTAAAGAAGCCTTTTGACGAGCAGCCTGAATATGATGCGTACTCGAACCCACCTCCAGCAGGCGCACAAAAGGTTGTCGTCAGCTGCTCCTCCTAA
- a CDS encoding septation protein A, with translation MKFLFDLFPIILFFIAFKFGDIYTATIVAMVATIVQILWVYYRHRKIDAMQWVSLVMILVFGSLTIFLHDKTFIQLKPTALYWLFSGALFISAQFFQKNWIQVLMGKQITLKEHSSKSVWHQINMAWACFFFLMGALNLYIAFEYSEEAWVNFKLFGSTGLLLVFVIAQGVWLSRHMEQPTE, from the coding sequence ATGAAATTCTTATTCGACCTCTTTCCCATCATCCTATTCTTTATCGCCTTCAAATTTGGTGATATCTATACTGCGACCATTGTTGCCATGGTTGCAACCATTGTTCAAATTCTTTGGGTCTATTATCGTCACCGAAAAATAGATGCTATGCAATGGGTTAGCTTGGTTATGATCCTAGTTTTTGGCAGCCTTACTATTTTTTTACACGATAAAACATTCATTCAACTGAAGCCTACTGCCCTTTACTGGCTATTCTCAGGCGCTCTTTTTATTAGCGCTCAATTTTTCCAGAAGAATTGGATTCAAGTATTAATGGGCAAGCAGATCACCCTCAAGGAGCACAGCTCCAAGTCTGTTTGGCATCAGATCAACATGGCCTGGGCCTGCTTTTTCTTTCTGATGGGGGCTCTCAATTTATATATCGCCTTCGAGTATTCCGAGGAAGCCTGGGTGAACTTTAAGTTGTTCGGCAGTACTGGTTTATTGCTAGTGTTTGTCATTGCCCAAGGCGTTTGGCTCAGTCGACATATGGAGCAGCCTACGGAATGA
- the gloA gene encoding lactoylglutathione lyase: protein MMILHTMLRVGNMTRSIDFYTKVLGMNLLRTTERPEQKYSLAFVGFGRGNLDGQSEIELTYNHGVKSYDLGSAYGHIAIAVPDAYAACEKIKSAGGNVTREAGPVMGGDTVIAFVTDPDGYKIELIQD, encoded by the coding sequence ATGATGATCCTCCACACGATGCTAAGAGTCGGCAATATGACTCGTTCTATTGATTTTTACACCAAGGTATTGGGTATGAATCTGCTGCGCACAACAGAACGCCCCGAGCAAAAATACTCGCTAGCATTTGTGGGCTTTGGCAGAGGAAATCTTGATGGCCAATCTGAGATCGAGTTAACTTACAACCATGGGGTTAAGAGCTATGACTTGGGATCTGCCTATGGGCATATAGCCATTGCTGTACCCGACGCTTACGCGGCATGTGAAAAGATCAAGTCAGCTGGTGGCAATGTAACCAGAGAGGCCGGTCCTGTTATGGGCGGCGATACGGTGATCGCTTTTGTTACCGACCCAGACGGCTACAAAATCGAGTTGATTCAGGACTAA
- a CDS encoding acyl-CoA dehydrogenase produces MSKASFNWADPLLLDTQLTEEERMVRDAAAEYAQGRLMPRIHDAYRNETTDPAIFREMGELGLLGITIPEQYGGANLNYVSYGLIAREIERVDSGYRSMMSVQSSLVMVPINEFGSEAQKQKYLPKLATGEWIGCFGLTEPNFGSDAGGMITRAKKVPGGFSLTGSKMWISNSPIADVFVVWAKNDEGLIRGFILEKGMKGLSAPKITGKMGLRASITGEIVMDEVFVPAENEFPEITGLKGPFTCLNSARYGIAWGTLGAAEWCWHAARQYTMDRKQFNRPLAANQLIQKKLADMQTEITLALQGCLRLGRMKDEGIAAPEITSIMKRNSCGKSLDVARLARDMHGGNGISDEYGVVRHMLNLEVVNTYEGTHDIHALILGRAQTGIQAFS; encoded by the coding sequence ATGAGTAAAGCAAGCTTTAATTGGGCGGACCCCCTGCTTCTGGATACCCAACTGACCGAGGAAGAGCGCATGGTACGTGATGCTGCGGCTGAATATGCTCAAGGGCGACTCATGCCAAGAATCCATGATGCCTATCGCAACGAAACTACTGATCCAGCTATTTTTAGAGAGATGGGTGAGTTAGGACTTCTCGGAATTACCATTCCAGAGCAATACGGCGGAGCAAATCTCAATTATGTGTCTTATGGTTTGATTGCTCGCGAAATCGAGCGGGTTGACTCAGGCTATCGCTCCATGATGAGTGTTCAATCCTCTTTGGTAATGGTGCCCATCAACGAGTTTGGAAGCGAAGCTCAGAAACAAAAATACTTACCTAAGCTCGCCACCGGTGAATGGATTGGTTGCTTTGGCTTAACAGAGCCCAACTTTGGCTCTGATGCTGGTGGGATGATTACACGCGCCAAAAAAGTTCCTGGAGGATTTTCATTAACCGGCTCAAAAATGTGGATTTCCAACTCCCCTATTGCCGATGTGTTTGTGGTGTGGGCAAAAAATGATGAGGGCTTAATCAGGGGCTTCATTCTTGAAAAAGGTATGAAGGGCCTATCGGCTCCGAAAATCACCGGAAAGATGGGTTTACGAGCCTCGATTACCGGTGAAATCGTAATGGATGAAGTTTTTGTTCCCGCTGAGAATGAGTTCCCAGAAATTACCGGCCTAAAAGGCCCATTCACTTGCCTTAATTCAGCCCGCTATGGGATTGCTTGGGGTACTCTTGGCGCAGCGGAATGGTGTTGGCATGCCGCGCGTCAATACACGATGGATCGCAAGCAATTTAACCGCCCATTAGCAGCCAATCAGCTGATCCAGAAAAAATTAGCGGATATGCAAACTGAAATTACACTAGCTCTTCAGGGTTGCTTGCGCTTAGGCCGCATGAAAGATGAAGGCATTGCCGCGCCAGAAATCACTTCAATAATGAAGCGAAACTCTTGCGGGAAGTCCTTGGATGTTGCACGCTTAGCAAGGGATATGCATGGTGGCAACGGCATCTCTGATGAGTATGGCGTGGTACGTCACATGCTCAACCTTGAGGTTGTAAATACCTACGAAGGTACACATGACATTCACGCCCTAATTCTGGGTCGTGCACAAACTGGTATTCAGGCTTTTAGTTAA
- the msrB gene encoding peptide-methionine (R)-S-oxide reductase MsrB, producing MTKKTNQEYKNELSDIQYRVTREAATERPFTGEYWDHWNDGRYTCICCGTPLFQSSTKFDAGCGWPSYNAPENHDAIIEVRDMSHGMIRTEVRCSNCDAHLGHVFDDGPQPTGLRYCINSASLKFEPTDNTKLSKDV from the coding sequence ATGACCAAAAAAACTAACCAAGAATATAAGAACGAATTAAGCGATATTCAGTATCGAGTCACTCGAGAAGCTGCTACAGAAAGACCATTTACTGGTGAGTACTGGGATCACTGGAATGATGGGCGGTATACCTGTATATGTTGCGGAACGCCACTCTTTCAATCCTCAACCAAGTTTGATGCAGGATGTGGCTGGCCTAGCTATAACGCGCCAGAAAATCATGATGCCATCATCGAGGTGCGGGATATGTCCCATGGAATGATCAGAACAGAGGTTCGTTGCTCCAACTGCGATGCACATCTAGGACATGTATTTGATGATGGACCTCAACCAACAGGTTTGCGTTATTGCATTAATTCTGCATCTTTGAAATTTGAACCCACCGACAATACCAAGCTATCTAAGGATGTGTAA
- a CDS encoding ABC-F family ATPase: MLSASNITMQFGAKPLFENISVKFGGGNRYGLIGANGCGKSTFMKILGGELEPTSGNVSLDPGIRLGKLRQDQFAYEDVRVLDVVMMGHEEMWKAAAERDAIYANAEATDEDYMKAAELEGKYAEYGGYTAEAKAGELLLGIGIPIEQHNGPMSAVAPGWKLRVLLAQALFSDPDVLLLDEPTNNLDIHSIHWLEDILNQIKSTIVIISHDRHFLNEVCTHMADMDFGTLKVYPGNYDSYMLASVQARTQQLSNNVKAKEKIAELAAFVARFSANASKARQATSRQKQLEKIEIVEVKPSSRQNPFIRFDAEKKLHNMAVECNALTKAYDRTIFKNFKLGVRAGEKIAIIGQNGAGKTTLLKTILSKRFDGIAADSGDVKWAENASVGVMPQDNTEMFAKDELLMDWMNNWRNTGDDDQVIRGTLGRLLFSGDDIGKSVKVLSGGEKGRMIWGKLMLQKYNVLAMDEPTNHMDMESIESLQIALEKYEGTLIFVSHDREFVSALANRILEVKMDGTISDYSGTYEEYLRSQALAG, encoded by the coding sequence GTGTTGTCAGCATCCAATATCACTATGCAGTTCGGGGCAAAACCCCTGTTTGAAAATATTTCCGTTAAGTTTGGCGGTGGTAATCGCTACGGGCTAATCGGTGCCAACGGTTGCGGTAAATCCACTTTCATGAAGATTTTGGGTGGAGAGCTCGAGCCAACCAGTGGAAACGTAAGCTTGGATCCCGGTATTCGCTTGGGTAAATTGCGCCAAGATCAGTTTGCATATGAAGATGTGCGCGTCCTTGACGTTGTAATGATGGGTCACGAGGAGATGTGGAAGGCTGCAGCAGAACGTGATGCCATCTATGCAAACGCAGAGGCAACTGATGAAGATTACATGAAGGCTGCGGAGCTCGAAGGAAAGTATGCTGAGTACGGCGGCTATACCGCGGAGGCAAAAGCAGGAGAGTTGTTGTTAGGTATCGGCATTCCGATTGAGCAACACAATGGCCCAATGAGTGCAGTGGCTCCGGGCTGGAAGTTGCGCGTATTGTTAGCGCAAGCCTTATTCTCTGATCCAGATGTATTGCTCTTGGATGAGCCAACCAATAACTTAGATATTCACTCTATTCATTGGCTAGAAGACATTCTCAATCAAATTAAGAGCACGATTGTCATCATCTCCCATGATCGCCACTTCCTCAATGAGGTGTGTACACATATGGCTGACATGGACTTTGGGACGCTGAAAGTCTATCCTGGAAATTACGACTCCTACATGCTGGCATCCGTTCAGGCAAGAACGCAGCAACTTAGCAACAATGTTAAGGCTAAAGAAAAAATTGCTGAATTAGCGGCTTTCGTTGCTCGTTTCTCAGCAAATGCATCAAAAGCGCGTCAGGCGACTTCACGTCAAAAGCAGTTAGAAAAAATTGAGATTGTTGAGGTCAAACCATCTTCACGCCAGAATCCATTTATTCGTTTTGACGCTGAGAAAAAGCTTCACAATATGGCTGTTGAGTGCAATGCGCTAACTAAGGCCTATGACCGCACTATCTTCAAAAACTTTAAGCTAGGTGTACGTGCTGGTGAAAAGATTGCCATCATTGGACAAAACGGTGCAGGTAAAACAACACTGCTAAAAACTATCTTGAGCAAACGCTTTGATGGTATTGCCGCTGATAGTGGTGATGTGAAATGGGCTGAAAATGCCAGTGTCGGCGTGATGCCTCAAGACAATACTGAGATGTTCGCAAAAGACGAATTGCTCATGGATTGGATGAATAACTGGCGTAATACAGGCGACGATGATCAAGTGATCCGTGGCACATTGGGCCGCTTGCTATTCTCAGGCGACGATATTGGCAAGTCCGTCAAAGTGCTATCTGGTGGCGAGAAGGGCAGAATGATTTGGGGTAAATTGATGCTTCAAAAATATAATGTTCTTGCAATGGACGAGCCAACTAACCACATGGATATGGAATCCATTGAGAGCTTACAGATTGCACTTGAGAAATACGAGGGCACTTTGATTTTCGTTTCTCACGATCGCGAGTTTGTTTCTGCTTTAGCAAATCGCATCTTAGAGGTGAAGATGGATGGCACGATTTCTGACTACTCGGGAACCTACGAAGAGTATTTGCGTAGCCAAGCCCTGGCCGGTTAA
- a CDS encoding NRDE family protein codes for MCLILFAWKSHPDYPLVVAANRDEFYERDTESMAWWPEHPHVLAGKDKADVLGSPGTWLGFTKTGRFAALTNVRAPSEKNPDARTRGELSLRYLTGQHKPHAFIQEHAKRFDQYNGFNLLMADLSDPENAEMHWVSNRLMMGNTIRPRKVFPEQSLNPGVYGLSNAMLDTPWPKVNHRIAAFAQTLAMDSGELKNSDHYLRLLSDTHEASPQELPNTGVNKDWEKVLSAAFIKTPVYGTRSSTILRVRKDGNFEMVERRFDANGTIGHDVVTGELSAAPGSNLSV; via the coding sequence ATGTGCCTCATTTTGTTTGCCTGGAAATCCCACCCAGACTACCCATTGGTGGTTGCCGCAAATCGTGATGAATTTTATGAGCGCGATACAGAGTCGATGGCATGGTGGCCAGAACATCCGCATGTATTAGCGGGAAAAGATAAGGCAGATGTATTGGGGAGCCCCGGTACATGGCTCGGCTTCACCAAAACCGGTCGCTTTGCCGCCCTAACGAACGTTCGCGCTCCGAGTGAAAAGAATCCTGATGCCAGAACTCGTGGTGAGTTATCTCTACGCTATCTCACCGGTCAGCATAAGCCGCATGCATTCATTCAGGAGCATGCCAAGCGCTTTGATCAGTACAACGGTTTTAATTTGCTGATGGCTGACTTAAGCGATCCAGAGAATGCTGAAATGCACTGGGTCAGTAATCGCCTCATGATGGGAAATACCATTCGACCAAGAAAAGTATTCCCAGAGCAATCATTAAATCCAGGCGTCTATGGATTATCCAATGCCATGCTTGATACGCCATGGCCAAAAGTGAATCATCGAATTGCTGCATTTGCTCAAACATTGGCCATGGATAGCGGTGAACTAAAAAACTCTGATCATTACCTTCGACTTCTATCCGATACTCATGAAGCCAGCCCGCAGGAGTTACCCAATACGGGCGTCAATAAAGACTGGGAAAAAGTCTTGTCTGCCGCTTTTATAAAAACACCCGTGTATGGAACGCGATCAAGTACTATTTTGCGCGTTCGTAAAGATGGTAATTTTGAAATGGTTGAAAGACGCTTTGATGCTAACGGCACCATCGGTCACGATGTTGTCACTGGGGAGCTTAGCGCTGCCCCAGGGTCAAATTTATCCGTTTAG
- a CDS encoding GNAT family N-acetyltransferase: MNQGPNQLRVIQSLSDIPESDWNALLPADAGPFLKHEFLNTLEQTGCVGGNTGWQVAHLIVEDANDKLIGAVPLYLKQHSYGEFVFDWAWAQAYEQNNMPYYPKALCAIPFTPVRGARLLVSPNGNHNQVQELLINALKALVTQNGLSSAHVLFPEEAELSKLKNQGFMLRDSVQFHWHNQQYQDFEQFLAALTMKRRKNIRRERAEVASRNIEYRHIPGNIASPEDWKFFYRCYENTYLEHQSSPYLTEECFQLLGQRLPENFHLIIASQSGKSIASSLLVVDQLTSKAYGRYWGAIEHVPCLHFELAYYQAIEYCIDQGIQLFEGGAQGEHKMARGFLPTTIQSAHWIADAGFAQAVKRFLERESEGMAAYVDELEQHNPLKSTKV, translated from the coding sequence TTGAATCAGGGCCCCAACCAGCTGCGAGTTATCCAAAGTCTTTCTGATATCCCTGAAAGCGATTGGAACGCCCTGTTGCCCGCAGATGCGGGACCATTTCTCAAGCATGAATTTCTCAATACCTTAGAGCAAACAGGATGTGTCGGTGGCAATACCGGTTGGCAAGTTGCGCACCTAATTGTTGAAGATGCCAATGATAAGTTGATTGGGGCGGTGCCTTTGTATCTAAAGCAGCACTCCTACGGGGAATTTGTTTTCGACTGGGCTTGGGCTCAAGCCTATGAGCAAAACAATATGCCCTACTACCCCAAGGCCCTCTGCGCGATTCCATTTACCCCTGTGCGTGGAGCTAGATTGCTAGTCTCGCCTAACGGCAATCACAATCAAGTTCAAGAGCTACTCATCAATGCACTGAAAGCGCTTGTTACACAAAATGGCCTCTCTTCGGCACATGTACTTTTCCCCGAGGAAGCTGAGTTAAGTAAATTGAAAAATCAAGGCTTTATGCTGCGAGACTCAGTACAGTTTCATTGGCACAATCAACAATACCAAGACTTTGAACAATTTCTTGCAGCACTCACAATGAAGCGCAGGAAAAATATTCGCAGAGAGCGTGCTGAAGTTGCCTCAAGAAATATTGAGTATCGCCATATTCCGGGAAATATTGCCTCGCCAGAGGACTGGAAATTCTTTTATCGCTGTTACGAAAATACATATTTAGAGCATCAATCAAGTCCGTATTTAACTGAAGAATGCTTTCAATTGCTGGGGCAGCGTCTCCCAGAAAATTTTCATCTAATCATTGCCAGTCAAAGTGGAAAGTCCATTGCCTCGTCATTGCTGGTAGTGGATCAATTGACATCTAAAGCTTATGGTCGTTATTGGGGTGCAATTGAGCATGTGCCTTGCCTTCATTTTGAGCTAGCCTATTATCAAGCAATTGAGTATTGCATCGATCAAGGCATCCAATTATTTGAAGGGGGCGCTCAGGGTGAGCATAAGATGGCCCGCGGATTTTTACCAACCACCATCCAGTCAGCGCACTGGATTGCAGATGCGGGTTTTGCTCAGGCGGTCAAACGCTTTTTAGAGCGAGAGAGCGAGGGGATGGCGGCTTATGTCGATGAGCTTGAGCAGCATAATCCCCTGAAATCGACTAAAGTATGA
- a CDS encoding BolA family transcriptional regulator, whose amino-acid sequence MSINQERIKQFELDLRGAFSVIELHIEDESHLHAGHAGAASGGGHFKVTIVAPEFSGLSQVARHRCIYAALQSHFPAAIHALTIRALTPSESTN is encoded by the coding sequence ATGAGCATTAATCAGGAGCGCATTAAACAATTTGAGCTGGATCTCAGGGGTGCATTCTCGGTTATCGAGCTGCATATCGAAGATGAAAGCCACCTACATGCTGGGCATGCAGGTGCCGCTAGCGGTGGCGGCCACTTCAAGGTGACTATTGTCGCCCCTGAATTCAGTGGCCTGAGCCAAGTTGCCCGCCATCGTTGTATCTATGCCGCCCTTCAGAGCCACTTTCCTGCTGCAATTCATGCCCTGACAATTAGAGCATTGACACCTAGTGAAAGCACCAATTAG
- a CDS encoding DUF1289 domain-containing protein: MTSSSNKSVEQTSANSLAVGDETSDSPCIGVCTTLYDEICQGCGRTLNEVSNWVFLSQEEKDSVWKRIRAEGTATRFQRQTKES; encoded by the coding sequence ATGACATCTTCAAGCAATAAATCAGTTGAGCAGACCTCAGCAAACTCTCTAGCGGTAGGCGACGAAACCTCTGACTCTCCATGCATTGGTGTGTGCACCACCCTTTACGATGAAATCTGTCAGGGATGTGGTAGAACTCTCAATGAAGTGAGTAACTGGGTATTTTTAAGTCAGGAAGAGAAAGATTCCGTGTGGAAACGCATTCGTGCAGAAGGCACTGCAACGCGTTTCCAACGTCAAACTAAAGAGAGTTAA
- a CDS encoding queuosine precursor transporter: MSSPRRHHRYYDLILAAFVVVLLCSNFIGAGKAAEIHLPYFGSVIFGAGILFFPISYFFGDILTEVYGFAYDRRAVWAGFAALAFAAIMAQIAIALPVAPGQYMANYQQGMETVFGNSWRVALASMCAFWCGSFTNSYVLAKMKIWTQGRFLWMRTIGSTAAGELVDSSLFYVLAFYGLWPLDEVIQVAFIQYLLKTGWEVLATPLTYAVVAFLKRKENEDFYDIHTNFTPFKVKV, translated from the coding sequence ATGAGCTCACCTAGACGGCATCATCGCTATTACGACTTAATACTGGCCGCCTTTGTGGTGGTTTTACTCTGCTCTAACTTTATCGGGGCAGGGAAGGCTGCCGAGATTCACCTACCTTACTTTGGGTCCGTGATTTTCGGAGCTGGGATTCTATTTTTTCCAATTTCTTATTTTTTTGGTGACATCCTTACCGAGGTTTATGGTTTTGCCTATGACCGCCGGGCAGTCTGGGCTGGTTTTGCCGCCCTTGCTTTTGCTGCGATCATGGCTCAAATTGCTATCGCATTACCCGTTGCTCCAGGGCAATACATGGCCAATTATCAACAGGGGATGGAAACGGTATTTGGCAATTCTTGGCGGGTCGCTCTTGCATCGATGTGCGCATTTTGGTGCGGCAGTTTTACAAATAGCTATGTCCTAGCCAAGATGAAGATCTGGACCCAAGGACGTTTTCTCTGGATGAGGACAATTGGCTCCACTGCAGCCGGGGAACTGGTGGATTCATCCCTCTTCTATGTTTTGGCTTTTTATGGACTCTGGCCTCTAGATGAGGTTATCCAAGTGGCCTTTATTCAATACCTACTCAAAACGGGTTGGGAGGTGCTTGCAACCCCCTTAACTTACGCTGTAGTGGCATTCTTGAAGCGAAAAGAGAATGAGGATTTCTACGATATTCATACGAATTTCACGCCATTTAAGGTGAAAGTCTAA
- a CDS encoding PaaI family thioesterase, producing MTNKVQLNAATQLANLGEELNVPFLKLLGVRCLSAEMGKGEILLALKPEHTNTWDVAHGGVLLTLMDVAMAVAARSGDPGDRSVVTIEMKNNFMQAANGVLRVKADTVRRTATMAFCEAKLYNDQGEICCMATGTFKYLKRLAAKNADGERTINEDMRQQ from the coding sequence ATGACTAATAAAGTACAGCTTAATGCCGCCACACAGCTCGCAAACTTAGGTGAAGAGCTCAATGTCCCTTTTTTGAAGCTCTTGGGCGTTCGCTGCCTTAGCGCAGAAATGGGTAAAGGGGAGATACTCCTAGCCCTGAAACCTGAGCACACAAATACTTGGGATGTAGCCCATGGTGGGGTGTTGCTAACTTTGATGGATGTTGCAATGGCTGTAGCAGCGCGCTCTGGCGATCCTGGCGATCGTAGCGTTGTAACCATTGAAATGAAAAATAATTTCATGCAAGCCGCTAATGGCGTTTTAAGAGTGAAGGCCGATACAGTTCGTCGTACTGCAACGATGGCCTTTTGTGAGGCAAAGCTCTATAACGACCAAGGCGAAATCTGTTGTATGGCTACCGGCACTTTTAAATACCTAAAGCGTCTTGCCGCCAAGAATGCGGATGGTGAGCGCACTATCAACGAGGATATGCGCCAGCAATAA
- a CDS encoding peptidylprolyl isomerase: MLNTRQILTISALSAALLTTTAVAQNAAIVNGKPIPKAQLDKLVQKSNQPDNPQVRDQAREMLVTRELILQEANNRGVTQKESVREQLEQSKMGVLIAAVFEDYIEKEGVAEADLKSAYDQVKGQYTGKEYHVEHILVEKESDAKAIIAQIKGGGNFEQIAKEKSKDPGSAPNGGDLGWVSDKALVPEFSKAMVQLKNGQITDKPVKSQFGWHIIKLDDVRDMKVPSMEELKEQLKRMITADQNWQKAKFSEMMQKLRAKAKIQ; encoded by the coding sequence ATGCTAAACACACGCCAAATTTTGACTATTAGCGCACTGAGCGCCGCCCTACTGACTACAACTGCTGTTGCGCAAAATGCAGCAATCGTCAATGGCAAACCCATTCCAAAAGCCCAGCTAGATAAGTTAGTGCAAAAATCAAATCAACCAGATAACCCGCAGGTCCGTGACCAGGCTAGAGAAATGCTAGTGACCCGCGAGCTCATTCTGCAAGAGGCCAACAATCGCGGTGTCACCCAAAAAGAGTCTGTTCGAGAGCAGCTAGAGCAATCCAAAATGGGGGTATTGATTGCAGCCGTGTTTGAAGATTACATAGAAAAAGAAGGTGTCGCAGAAGCTGACCTGAAATCAGCCTACGATCAGGTTAAAGGCCAATACACTGGCAAGGAATATCACGTTGAACACATCTTGGTTGAAAAAGAGTCTGATGCGAAAGCCATCATCGCCCAAATTAAGGGAGGTGGAAATTTTGAGCAAATCGCCAAAGAAAAGTCTAAGGATCCAGGCTCGGCCCCAAATGGTGGTGACCTTGGCTGGGTAAGCGATAAAGCGCTTGTTCCAGAGTTCTCAAAAGCTATGGTGCAATTGAAAAATGGTCAAATTACCGACAAGCCAGTTAAATCACAATTTGGTTGGCATATCATTAAGCTAGATGATGTGCGCGATATGAAGGTGCCAAGCATGGAGGAGTTGAAGGAGCAGCTCAAGCGCATGATTACTGCAGATCAAAATTGGCAGAAAGCCAAGTTTTCAGAAATGATGCAAAAACTCCGCGCTAAGGCAAAGATTCAGTAA